A window of Sulfurimonas gotlandica GD1 contains these coding sequences:
- a CDS encoding FkbM family methyltransferase encodes MFNLVDFDYVNEKDRKLTELFLSPSTTTKKYILGINSLTKAILKHVEVDGIIDDFSRVQRSRKKEILSIDDVPFDSIILSVSTGSPLEVKNTLDAKGYTNFNYLSFYRYSKLPLVAPPFMLDFEEDFRQNHEEYTYLYDLLEDELSREVFTKVLNFKISFDFDFMHGFTNNHDEQYFDRAIVPKIKNICFVDGGAYVGDTIPQIIKNFSDYKKIYAIEPNNLHINIAKRDFGDIENIEFINCGLGAKEELNYTNEQENQNNCDHNYQATEINTIDNIVKEKVDFIKLDIEGAEQDAIDGAKETIKKYKPILAICIYHKAEDWYRIPKKILSIESEYKVYLRHYMEGIFESVLYFIPKKR; translated from the coding sequence GTGTTTAATTTAGTAGATTTCGACTACGTCAACGAAAAAGACAGGAAACTCACAGAGCTTTTCCTGTCTCCATCTACAACTACAAAAAAATATATCCTCGGTATAAATTCACTAACAAAAGCAATACTCAAACATGTAGAAGTTGATGGAATTATTGATGATTTCTCAAGAGTTCAACGCTCTAGGAAAAAAGAGATACTCAGCATCGATGATGTGCCTTTTGACTCAATTATCTTATCAGTTTCTACTGGCAGTCCACTGGAAGTAAAAAATACTTTAGATGCTAAGGGCTACACCAACTTTAACTATCTGTCTTTTTACAGATACTCAAAACTACCTTTAGTTGCACCGCCTTTCATGCTGGATTTTGAAGAAGACTTTAGACAAAATCATGAAGAATATACCTATCTTTATGACTTATTAGAAGATGAACTCTCACGTGAAGTATTTACTAAAGTTCTAAACTTTAAAATATCATTTGACTTTGACTTTATGCATGGCTTTACAAACAACCATGACGAACAATACTTTGATAGAGCAATAGTTCCCAAGATAAAAAATATATGTTTTGTAGATGGCGGTGCATATGTAGGAGACACCATCCCACAAATCATAAAAAACTTCTCCGATTATAAAAAGATTTATGCTATTGAACCAAATAACTTACACATAAATATAGCAAAAAGAGATTTTGGGGATATAGAAAATATAGAATTTATAAACTGCGGTTTAGGTGCTAAAGAAGAACTAAATTATACAAACGAACAAGAAAATCAAAATAATTGTGACCATAACTACCAAGCAACAGAGATAAACACTATTGACAATATAGTAAAAGAAAAAGTAGACTTTATAAAGCTAGATATTGAGGGTGCAGAACAAGATGCCATAGATGGTGCAAAAGAGACTATAAAAAAATATAAACCAATCCTAGCCATCTGCATCTATCACAAAGCTGAGGACTGGTATAGGATCCCTAAAAAGATACTTTCTATAGAAAGTGAGTACAAGGTTTATTTACGTCACTATATGGAAGGTATATTTGAGAGTGTCCTTTATTTTATCCCTAAAAAAAGGTAA
- a CDS encoding 4Fe-4S binding protein, producing MVDYQKRDKNDIYNIPLLGFIFKNKLFIRVLQTAVLALFIYAIAFGIIYPSKEENIFTSAVFWSLFWPLFIVVSLSTFGRVFCGICPHGFMGKYITKFGLKKKMPKALANPFIGVTLLLVGFWLVYYIYPQAYKTPIATAIFFIVLTLLSVVFFYIYKDMSYCKSICPIGTMMRGFSKISFTTLGTYEESCKSCTTFECASACSYNLKPFTFDKRDSMTDCTLCMDCSDACEAVSFKLVKPSNSLFKNFQIHKVEVWAMILITAAITITMSFHHALSRVAIADQYIWSRTGAFLEQKVAIPGLDYVGISALFLAMVITISLVYGGMFIASKILKEDFKKVFYSLGYAITPIFIIGGLSHTYEFFFLHHYSDIANGLIQGFGISTEEVKALATRKDTWTRVFSIMNHIAVIWAFIIMAKRINFFTASKIAKTAAFFFASSLIIFYLGLNVYKGYAFKTYGAKKSGHNHSSHNTKS from the coding sequence ATGGTTGATTATCAAAAAAGAGATAAAAACGATATCTATAACATCCCTCTTCTGGGATTTATATTTAAAAACAAATTGTTTATTAGAGTTTTACAGACAGCTGTACTTGCTCTATTTATATATGCTATCGCCTTTGGGATTATCTATCCTAGCAAAGAAGAAAATATATTTACATCAGCAGTTTTCTGGTCTCTGTTTTGGCCACTGTTTATAGTAGTTTCTCTATCAACATTTGGTAGAGTATTTTGTGGCATCTGTCCACACGGATTTATGGGTAAGTATATTACAAAGTTTGGTCTTAAAAAGAAGATGCCAAAAGCACTTGCAAATCCATTTATAGGTGTTACACTTCTTCTAGTCGGATTCTGGCTGGTTTATTACATCTATCCACAAGCATACAAAACTCCTATAGCTACTGCTATATTTTTCATTGTTCTAACTCTACTTTCCGTTGTATTTTTCTATATATATAAAGATATGAGCTACTGTAAGTCTATCTGTCCAATAGGGACTATGATGAGAGGCTTTTCAAAAATATCATTTACTACCCTTGGAACTTATGAAGAGTCTTGTAAAAGTTGTACAACATTTGAGTGTGCATCTGCGTGTTCATATAATCTAAAACCTTTTACCTTTGACAAAAGAGACAGCATGACAGACTGTACTTTATGTATGGACTGTAGTGATGCTTGTGAAGCAGTGAGCTTTAAACTTGTTAAACCGTCAAATTCTCTATTTAAAAATTTTCAAATTCATAAAGTAGAAGTTTGGGCAATGATTCTAATCACTGCTGCCATAACAATAACTATGTCATTTCATCACGCTCTTAGTCGTGTAGCCATAGCAGACCAATATATCTGGTCAAGAACGGGTGCTTTTTTAGAACAAAAAGTTGCTATTCCAGGACTTGATTATGTAGGTATCAGTGCTCTATTTTTAGCGATGGTTATTACTATATCTTTAGTTTATGGCGGTATGTTTATAGCTTCAAAGATTTTAAAAGAGGATTTTAAAAAAGTATTTTACTCTCTTGGTTATGCAATAACTCCAATCTTTATTATAGGTGGTCTTTCACACACTTATGAGTTTTTCTTCTTGCATCACTACAGTGATATAGCAAATGGACTTATTCAAGGTTTTGGCATCTCTACGGAAGAGGTAAAAGCACTTGCTACAAGAAAAGACACTTGGACAAGAGTATTTTCTATAATGAATCACATAGCTGTAATCTGGGCATTTATTATTATGGCAAAACGTATAAATTTTTTCACTGCTTCAAAAATAGCAAAAACAGCAGCCTTTTTCTTTGCATCTAGTTTGATTATCTTTTATCTGGGATTGAATGTTTATAAGGGATATGCATTTAAGACTTATGGAGCAAAAAAATCTGGACATAATCATAGTAGCCATAACACAAAATCATAA
- a CDS encoding TonB-dependent receptor — translation MKIRLSIFTLMALSSLSAQEVILDSISVTATKISTKTKDISQSIAVVDEKTIEDKNVLNIQDAIGDIPGVIAESSTNSPSPRLIIRGAGLKARYGVREIMIMKDGVPMTDPDSFTRFDFIDMQDVSSVEVQKGPGSINAVNATGGVIQLVTKSVFKDDKNRIKVGAGNDNQRNVNLKLRGALSKDDFVAFTFSKRTIDNSWRDHNKFDSTQATLKYGHMFEDDSTFETEFSYTESNMELPASMTASEFETFKNTGSQHNTSDQWQNSGRDSKIFSINAKYEKEVGSTTFKPRVYFNTWEHFHPVTGMINDSNDNSVYGTDLELNNLHKLFGQKATFVAGVTLKADITNGAKKYKYADYETKVATSWPFAPYISKTLSDNKGALAQTEDSKTILYGGYLMETFSPSNDFIIDVSTRVDELSFDISGNEVTAYSYSLKNYTAGKGLYNVDKSYTLFSAKLGAVYKITDTTNMYASVATANQAPTTSELGENEQLNMATSVNYEIGLKTRAKNISADIAIYQNDVDDEIIQIKDANGNSIYDNAGKTQKRGLEVTAVYKPIESVQLGANYAFSEFKFIKFSENVGSSSVSRDGNYLPYIPKNQYSLFATYNMKNGFKSRVTTKTWGKYYMDNANTQEYDGYQFVTDIMLGYEKDAHNIQLNINNITNQYYAMEALKDVYGNESYKAAAPINGMLTYIYKF, via the coding sequence ATGAAAATAAGACTATCAATATTCACTTTAATGGCATTATCATCGCTCAGTGCACAGGAAGTCATATTAGACTCTATTAGTGTAACTGCTACTAAGATATCGACAAAGACAAAAGATATCTCTCAATCAATAGCTGTTGTTGATGAAAAGACAATTGAAGATAAAAATGTACTCAATATTCAAGATGCTATAGGTGATATACCGGGTGTAATTGCAGAATCATCAACCAACTCTCCAAGTCCTAGACTTATCATCAGGGGTGCAGGACTTAAAGCTAGATACGGGGTTAGAGAGATCATGATCATGAAAGATGGTGTTCCTATGACTGATCCTGATTCTTTTACTAGATTTGACTTTATAGATATGCAAGATGTATCTAGTGTAGAAGTACAAAAGGGACCAGGTTCTATCAATGCTGTAAATGCAACAGGTGGTGTTATCCAGCTAGTTACTAAATCTGTGTTTAAAGATGATAAAAATAGAATAAAAGTCGGAGCAGGTAATGACAATCAAAGAAATGTTAACCTAAAACTAAGAGGTGCTCTAAGCAAAGATGACTTCGTAGCTTTTACCTTTAGTAAGAGAACAATAGATAACTCTTGGAGAGATCACAATAAGTTTGACTCTACTCAAGCTACACTCAAATATGGTCATATGTTTGAAGATGATTCAACATTTGAAACAGAGTTCTCGTATACTGAATCAAATATGGAACTACCTGCTTCAATGACTGCAAGTGAGTTTGAAACATTTAAAAATACAGGTAGTCAACATAATACAAGTGATCAATGGCAAAACAGCGGAAGAGATTCAAAGATTTTTTCTATCAATGCAAAATATGAAAAAGAAGTTGGAAGTACTACTTTTAAACCTAGAGTTTACTTCAATACTTGGGAACATTTTCATCCGGTAACTGGGATGATTAATGATAGTAATGACAACAGTGTATATGGAACTGATTTAGAGCTAAATAATCTTCATAAACTATTTGGGCAGAAAGCTACGTTTGTTGCGGGTGTAACATTAAAAGCAGATATTACTAATGGAGCCAAAAAATATAAATATGCAGATTATGAAACTAAAGTTGCTACAAGTTGGCCCTTTGCCCCATACATTAGTAAAACCCTATCGGACAATAAAGGTGCTTTAGCACAGACTGAGGATAGTAAAACTATCCTTTATGGTGGTTATCTTATGGAAACATTCTCTCCATCAAATGATTTTATTATAGATGTTAGCACAAGAGTAGATGAACTTAGCTTTGATATTAGCGGTAATGAGGTTACAGCCTATAGTTATAGTCTTAAAAACTATACAGCTGGTAAAGGCTTATACAATGTAGATAAATCATACACACTTTTCTCAGCAAAACTTGGAGCAGTATATAAAATAACTGACACAACAAATATGTATGCCTCTGTTGCAACAGCTAATCAAGCTCCGACTACAAGTGAACTAGGGGAAAATGAGCAATTAAATATGGCAACAAGTGTAAACTACGAGATTGGTCTAAAAACAAGAGCAAAAAACATCTCAGCTGATATAGCTATCTATCAAAATGATGTGGATGATGAAATTATTCAAATCAAAGATGCAAATGGAAATTCTATCTATGATAATGCAGGTAAAACACAAAAAAGAGGTTTAGAGGTTACTGCTGTTTATAAACCAATTGAGAGTGTACAGCTTGGTGCTAACTACGCCTTTAGTGAGTTCAAGTTTATTAAATTTAGCGAGAACGTAGGTTCTTCTTCAGTTTCAAGAGACGGTAACTATTTACCATATATTCCAAAAAATCAGTACTCACTTTTTGCTACATACAATATGAAAAATGGCTTTAAATCAAGAGTAACAACAAAGACTTGGGGGAAATACTATATGGATAATGCAAATACCCAAGAGTATGATGGCTACCAGTTCGTTACAGACATTATGCTTGGCTATGAAAAAGATGCACATAATATTCAACTTAATATAAATAACATCACAAACCAATACTACGCAATGGAAGCTCTAAAAGATGTCTATGGCAATGAGTCATATAAAGCGGCTGCTCCTATAAACGGGATGCTAACTTATATCTATAAATTTTAG
- the glyS gene encoding glycine--tRNA ligase subunit beta, translating into MLKPLLIEIGVEELPAVPLLKELRNIEKKYVDILEKNSLLGEFEFYYTPRRLVIWHREFNTQQADSVEEFFGAPIAVAYKDGEPTPAALGFAKKCGVSIDEISAGTKGGKEVLYYKKDVKGKESIELLSDIINTWINSLDFGKSMRWGSSSESFIRPVRWVNVLLGDELVDVELFGVTSKKETFVHRISNFDSVSISGAKEYFDVLKKGGVTLFQEQRREDILANFASLEKDNGIQIEVDADLLDEVVAITEHPTALLGTFDEEFLRLPPEVIITSMKEHQRYFPVFKDGKLLNKFVVVSNALTNDFSEVIEGNERVLRPRLADGLFFYDNDLKNGLSTEGLEKVAFFKGLGSVADKIQREAKIANILFDKYKPDAKKEDLDRAISLAKADLTSEMVYEFTELQGLMGSYYALEQGESQEVATAINEQYLPDGEDSALPSTAISAIVAMSIKLDTLLALFSINQIPTGSRDPFALRRAVNGLVRITREHNLEFDIVETMTELASGYAEIDMQKLESFFLERVKQYYKVNPSIVEAVLASGEREIVAMGQKIEALDAIASAEGFSESFSTFKRVANITKDIDLSQDMSVDAKLFEDKSEEALFNAYNNVASKSYDSYEEELDALLGLKPELDKFFEGVMVNAENEAVKNNRKSLVASIYKSILNIADIKEVSV; encoded by the coding sequence ATGTTAAAACCACTACTGATAGAGATAGGTGTTGAAGAGTTACCGGCTGTTCCACTTTTAAAAGAGTTGAGAAATATTGAAAAAAAGTATGTTGATATTTTAGAAAAAAATTCACTTCTTGGTGAGTTTGAATTTTACTATACTCCTCGTCGTTTGGTTATTTGGCACAGAGAGTTCAATACTCAACAAGCTGATAGTGTAGAAGAGTTTTTTGGTGCTCCTATTGCAGTTGCTTACAAAGATGGTGAACCTACACCTGCTGCTCTTGGTTTTGCTAAGAAGTGTGGAGTATCTATTGATGAGATTTCTGCAGGTACTAAGGGCGGAAAAGAAGTTCTTTATTACAAAAAAGATGTTAAAGGTAAAGAATCAATTGAGCTTCTTAGTGACATCATCAACACTTGGATCAACTCTTTAGACTTCGGTAAGTCTATGAGATGGGGAAGTTCTAGTGAGAGTTTTATCAGACCTGTTCGCTGGGTAAATGTACTTTTAGGTGATGAGCTTGTAGACGTTGAACTATTTGGTGTCACGTCTAAAAAAGAGACTTTTGTTCACCGCATCTCAAACTTTGACTCAGTTAGTATCTCTGGAGCTAAAGAGTACTTTGATGTTTTAAAGAAAGGTGGAGTTACACTTTTTCAAGAACAAAGAAGAGAAGATATCTTAGCAAACTTTGCATCTTTAGAAAAAGACAATGGCATCCAAATAGAAGTAGATGCAGACCTTCTTGATGAAGTTGTAGCTATTACTGAGCATCCAACTGCACTACTTGGAACATTTGATGAGGAGTTTTTAAGACTTCCTCCTGAAGTTATCATCACTTCTATGAAAGAACACCAGAGATACTTTCCAGTATTTAAAGATGGAAAACTTTTAAACAAGTTTGTTGTGGTTTCAAACGCACTTACAAATGATTTTTCTGAAGTTATAGAGGGAAACGAGAGAGTTCTTCGTCCTCGTTTAGCTGATGGACTTTTCTTCTACGATAATGACTTGAAAAATGGACTAAGTACAGAGGGACTTGAAAAAGTTGCATTTTTTAAAGGTCTTGGCAGTGTTGCGGATAAAATTCAAAGAGAAGCAAAAATAGCTAATATTCTATTTGACAAATACAAACCAGATGCTAAAAAAGAAGACCTAGACAGAGCTATCAGTCTAGCTAAGGCTGATCTTACGAGCGAGATGGTTTATGAATTTACAGAACTTCAGGGTCTTATGGGCTCATACTATGCACTAGAGCAGGGTGAGAGTCAAGAAGTTGCAACTGCAATAAATGAGCAGTATCTTCCAGATGGTGAAGACAGCGCGCTTCCGTCGACTGCTATTAGTGCTATAGTTGCTATGAGTATAAAACTAGATACTCTCTTAGCTCTGTTTAGCATCAACCAAATTCCTACAGGTTCTCGTGATCCATTTGCACTTCGTCGTGCTGTAAATGGTCTTGTTAGAATTACAAGAGAGCATAATCTGGAGTTTGATATAGTTGAAACAATGACTGAGCTTGCATCTGGATATGCTGAGATAGATATGCAAAAACTTGAGAGCTTTTTCCTAGAGCGTGTAAAACAGTACTATAAAGTAAATCCTTCTATAGTTGAAGCTGTTCTTGCATCCGGAGAGAGAGAAATAGTTGCGATGGGTCAGAAAATAGAAGCTCTAGATGCTATTGCTAGCGCTGAAGGTTTCAGTGAGTCTTTTTCTACATTTAAGCGTGTTGCAAACATCACTAAAGATATCGACCTTTCTCAAGATATGAGTGTAGATGCTAAACTGTTTGAAGATAAATCAGAAGAGGCTTTATTTAATGCTTACAATAACGTTGCATCCAAATCATACGACTCTTATGAAGAGGAGCTGGATGCACTTCTAGGTCTTAAACCAGAACTTGATAAATTCTTTGAAGGCGTAATGGTAAATGCTGAAAATGAAGCTGTTAAAAACAATAGAAAATCTTTAGTAGCATCTATCTACAAAAGTATTTTAAATATTGCAGACATTAAAGAAGTTAGTGTTTAA